A genome region from Chloroflexota bacterium includes the following:
- a CDS encoding YifB family Mg chelatase-like AAA ATPase produces the protein MLAKVMSCAVVGLEGAIVEVEVDISPGLPSFTVVGLPDTAVQEARERVRAAIRNSGCIFPTRRITVNLAPADLKKAGPAYDLPIAIGILLSSEQVYAEVTKTLFLGELSLDGSLRHTHGILPMVAIARDKGLSDVFVPADDANEASMLDGIKVIPSTSLAQLVSHLRGEISIPQYQPDKDWRDITTDFSHVDLAHIKGQEHAKRAIEVAATGGHNILMSGPPGSGKTMLARALPSIMPMMTLAEALEVTKIYSVSGLLSSDTPLINQRPFRSPHYTISHAGLVGGGHWPRPGEISLSHRGVLFLDEFPEFSHMSLESLRQPVEDKVVTISRAQGSVTFPANFMLVAAMNPCPCGYYGDPVKECKCSSSEISRYQKRISGPLLDRIDIFIEVPRVEYEKLTDETLGESSGKVRARVEAARQIQQKRFEGTKLMCNTEMTPIEVKESCRVDPPAQSLLRTAMKQLHLTARAFHRVLKLARTIADLDRAEIIKANHLAEALQYRHRSSN, from the coding sequence ATGCTGGCTAAGGTAATGAGCTGCGCCGTAGTCGGGCTGGAAGGAGCTATTGTCGAAGTAGAGGTTGATATCTCTCCAGGGCTTCCCTCTTTTACCGTCGTTGGCCTGCCGGATACCGCCGTACAGGAAGCCAGAGAACGAGTCCGTGCTGCTATCCGCAACTCCGGCTGCATTTTCCCAACCAGGCGAATTACGGTGAACCTGGCACCGGCTGACCTTAAGAAAGCCGGCCCTGCCTACGATTTGCCTATCGCTATCGGCATACTGCTCAGCTCAGAACAAGTATATGCCGAGGTAACAAAAACGCTTTTCCTCGGTGAGCTTTCTTTAGATGGCAGCTTACGCCACACCCACGGCATCCTGCCCATGGTAGCTATAGCCCGGGATAAAGGCTTGTCAGATGTCTTTGTTCCTGCTGATGATGCCAATGAAGCCTCCATGCTGGACGGCATTAAGGTCATCCCATCTACATCGCTAGCCCAACTGGTCAGCCATCTTCGAGGTGAGATATCAATCCCCCAATATCAACCGGATAAAGACTGGAGAGACATCACCACCGACTTTTCCCATGTTGACTTAGCCCATATAAAAGGCCAGGAACATGCCAAACGTGCCATAGAAGTAGCTGCAACTGGTGGTCATAATATCCTCATGTCCGGGCCGCCGGGCAGTGGCAAGACCATGCTCGCCCGCGCCCTGCCTTCTATAATGCCGATGATGACCTTAGCCGAAGCTCTGGAGGTGACTAAAATCTATAGCGTCAGCGGGCTTCTCTCAAGCGATACACCACTTATAAACCAACGTCCCTTCCGTTCACCCCATTACACAATCTCCCATGCCGGACTGGTTGGCGGCGGGCATTGGCCCAGACCCGGTGAGATAAGCTTAAGCCACCGCGGTGTCCTCTTTCTCGATGAGTTCCCTGAATTCAGCCACATGTCTCTGGAATCATTGCGCCAGCCTGTAGAGGACAAGGTCGTCACCATCAGCCGTGCTCAAGGCAGTGTCACCTTTCCGGCAAACTTCATGCTCGTAGCCGCCATGAACCCCTGTCCCTGCGGCTATTATGGAGACCCGGTTAAAGAATGCAAATGCTCCTCGAGCGAGATATCCCGCTATCAGAAAAGAATAAGCGGGCCGCTTCTCGACCGCATCGACATCTTCATAGAAGTTCCACGAGTTGAATACGAAAAGCTTACCGATGAAACCTTAGGCGAAAGTTCAGGGAAGGTTCGAGCTAGAGTTGAAGCCGCCAGGCAGATTCAGCAGAAACGTTTTGAAGGCACAAAGCTTATGTGCAATACCGAGATGACACCCATAGAAGTCAAGGAATCCTGCCGTGTAGACCCCCCAGCCCAGAGCCTGCTACGGACAGCCATGAAACAGCTCCACCTCACCGCCCGTGCCTTTCACCGCGTCCTCAAGCTGGCTCGGACAATAGCCGACCTGGATAGAGCCGAAATCATCAAAGCCAACCACCTCGCCGAAGCCCTCCAATACCGCCACAGAAGCTCGAACTAG
- a CDS encoding MBL fold metallo-hydrolase has protein sequence MRAVEDLSDTITFLGTAGARFVVTKQFLASGGAWLNFSGTEILLDPGPGCLVHSVKRKLGASKLKAIILSHKHLDHSGDINIMIEAMTEGGWKQRGVVFAPSDALNNDAVILPYLQNYPQKIDILSEGSSYSIEDISFETQVKHRHPVETYGFVFRTPRHTLAWITDTRYFDGLSSYYRSELLVINVVMLETKGGIDHLSIPEAKQIILEVKPKIAVLTHFGMSIWRAKPWELAQKLSQDTGIKVIAARDGMRFDLAKLEEL, from the coding sequence ATTAGGGCTGTGGAGGATTTGTCAGATACAATAACTTTTCTCGGCACGGCTGGTGCCCGGTTTGTAGTAACCAAGCAGTTTCTGGCCTCAGGTGGTGCCTGGCTGAATTTTAGTGGCACTGAGATACTTCTTGACCCCGGTCCCGGCTGTCTTGTTCACAGCGTTAAAAGGAAACTCGGTGCTTCCAAGCTGAAGGCTATCATCCTGTCTCATAAACATTTAGACCATTCCGGCGACATCAATATTATGATTGAAGCTATGACCGAGGGTGGTTGGAAGCAGCGGGGTGTAGTATTCGCCCCATCGGATGCTCTTAATAATGATGCTGTAATTCTGCCGTACTTGCAAAATTATCCACAAAAGATAGATATTTTGTCTGAAGGCAGTTCCTATTCTATAGAGGATATCTCTTTTGAAACTCAGGTGAAACACAGACATCCTGTTGAGACCTATGGTTTTGTTTTCAGAACGCCGCGGCATACGCTTGCCTGGATTACCGACACCAGGTATTTCGATGGACTGTCCAGCTACTATCGGAGTGAGCTATTGGTTATAAATGTGGTCATGCTGGAGACTAAGGGTGGGATTGACCATTTGTCTATACCTGAAGCTAAGCAGATAATCTTGGAAGTGAAACCGAAAATTGCCGTACTCACCCATTTTGGCATGTCAATATGGCGGGCTAAACCCTGGGAATTGGCACAGAAGCTGAGCCAGGACACAGGTATTAAGGTTATTGCGGCTCGTGATGGCATGAGGTTTGATTTGGCGAAGTTGGAAGAGCTATAG
- a CDS encoding DUF72 domain-containing protein, whose amino-acid sequence MPEYYIGTSGWHYEHWRGFFYPDELAKPKWLDFYARYFNTVELNNSFYRLPSEKAFTNWRESSSRGFVFAAKVSRFITHIKRLKNVEEPMQNFLTQADFLRDKLGPFLYQLPPGMKRNDETLETFLAILPRQYRHVFEFRHESWIDDGVFNILKECNAGLCVFDMPDFTCPVAATADFAYVRFHGSTGLYCSCYSDEELSGWAKKIAEMGKNLKAVYIYFNNDAGAYAVRNAKTLARLLTEI is encoded by the coding sequence ATGCCTGAATATTATATCGGGACAAGCGGCTGGCATTATGAACACTGGCGGGGGTTTTTTTATCCTGATGAGCTAGCTAAGCCGAAGTGGCTGGACTTTTATGCTCGGTATTTTAATACTGTAGAACTCAATAACAGCTTCTATCGTTTGCCTTCGGAAAAAGCCTTTACCAATTGGCGGGAATCTTCATCCAGAGGTTTTGTTTTCGCCGCTAAAGTCAGTCGCTTCATCACACATATAAAAAGGCTAAAGAATGTGGAAGAGCCGATGCAGAATTTTTTGACACAAGCTGATTTCCTGCGAGATAAGCTTGGGCCGTTTCTATATCAGTTGCCTCCGGGTATGAAGCGTAATGATGAAACCTTGGAGACATTTCTGGCTATCTTACCTCGCCAGTATCGCCATGTCTTCGAGTTTCGCCACGAGTCATGGATTGATGATGGTGTTTTCAATATCCTAAAGGAATGCAATGCTGGCTTGTGTGTCTTCGATATGCCCGATTTCACCTGCCCAGTGGCAGCTACGGCTGATTTCGCCTATGTCCGTTTTCATGGTAGCACCGGCTTATATTGTAGCTGCTATAGCGATGAGGAACTTTCAGGTTGGGCAAAGAAAATCGCTGAGATGGGGAAAAATCTGAAGGCAGTTTATATTTATTTCAATAACGATGCAGGAGCTTATGCGGTGAGAAACGCCAAAACCTTAGCACGGTTATTAACTGAAATTTAA
- the uvrC gene encoding excinuclease ABC subunit UvrC: MPMSIKDQLKTLPAKPGVYLFKDNQGKVIYVGKAASLRNRMRAYFSPSTNLSSKPERLVAGIGDFETIVTDSEQEALILECNLIKKYRPSYNVRLKDDKTFPYIKIDLKNDWPGVHITRRFHKNGDRYFGPFANASSLRQTLRLIKKIFPFRSCNKTITSKDAKPCLEYHINRCLGPCIGVVSKEDYNEVIKQVIMFLEGKQELVLRDLRHKMEKASQQLQFEKAVLLRDQIQAIKRVIEGQRIAIAVRGDQDAIALAQTKDLAYVEIFFIRSNKLIGRDYILLDGIRDEEPSQIMTSFIKQYYASASSIPPLILLQYPIEEPEVITRWLANQRGAPVKLHVPRQGTKRQLMDIVVENARQGLALYQAKQSTLIESALVLEELKERLGLPVIPLRIESYDISNIRGNLAVGSMAVFDKGLPKPAHYRRFRIKTVAGIDDYAMIQEVLRRRFKHRLTAEEKWVIIPDLVLIDGGKGHLNAALEVMQKLGLDSVPAASLAKEKEEVFIPGKPEPLDIPHTSAALYLLQRIRDEAHRFALGYHQRLRQKEGIASALDSIPGIGPKRKKILLRKFGSVRGIKEASMDELAKVAGITNKLAEKIKEYL, encoded by the coding sequence ATTCCCATGTCTATCAAGGATCAGTTAAAAACACTGCCGGCAAAGCCTGGAGTCTATCTTTTTAAAGACAACCAGGGTAAAGTCATTTACGTCGGCAAAGCAGCCAGCCTTCGCAACAGGATGAGAGCTTACTTCAGCCCCAGCACTAATCTATCATCCAAGCCGGAGCGGCTAGTAGCTGGGATAGGCGACTTCGAGACCATAGTTACCGACTCGGAGCAGGAAGCCCTCATCCTGGAGTGCAACCTAATTAAGAAGTACCGCCCCAGCTACAATGTGCGCTTAAAAGACGATAAAACCTTTCCCTACATTAAGATAGACCTCAAAAATGATTGGCCGGGTGTCCACATTACTCGTCGTTTCCACAAAAACGGGGACAGGTATTTCGGTCCATTCGCTAACGCCAGCTCTTTACGCCAGACATTAAGATTAATTAAGAAAATCTTCCCCTTCCGCTCTTGCAACAAGACAATCACGAGCAAAGATGCCAAGCCTTGCCTTGAGTATCACATCAATCGCTGCTTGGGGCCCTGCATCGGTGTTGTAAGCAAGGAAGATTACAACGAAGTAATAAAGCAAGTCATCATGTTTCTCGAAGGCAAGCAAGAGCTAGTTCTTCGAGACCTCAGACACAAAATGGAAAAGGCCTCGCAGCAACTCCAGTTCGAAAAAGCAGTCCTACTCCGTGACCAAATCCAAGCCATAAAAAGGGTTATTGAAGGACAGAGGATTGCTATTGCTGTAAGAGGTGACCAAGATGCCATTGCCCTGGCACAGACCAAGGACTTAGCTTACGTAGAAATCTTCTTCATCCGCAGCAACAAACTCATCGGCCGTGACTATATTCTGCTAGACGGCATCCGCGATGAAGAACCGAGCCAGATAATGACCAGCTTCATCAAACAATACTATGCTTCAGCTTCCTCAATACCACCACTGATCCTGCTCCAGTATCCCATTGAGGAGCCTGAGGTTATCACCAGATGGCTAGCAAATCAAAGAGGCGCACCGGTTAAATTGCACGTGCCACGTCAAGGAACCAAGAGGCAGCTAATGGATATAGTCGTGGAAAACGCGCGTCAGGGATTAGCCTTATACCAGGCCAAACAATCAACACTCATCGAATCCGCCCTCGTCCTGGAAGAGCTGAAGGAGAGACTTGGCCTACCCGTAATTCCGCTGAGGATAGAGAGCTATGATATTTCCAATATCCGAGGCAATCTCGCGGTCGGCAGTATGGCTGTGTTCGATAAAGGCTTACCCAAGCCGGCACATTACCGACGTTTCAGAATCAAGACAGTAGCAGGCATAGACGACTACGCTATGATACAGGAGGTGTTAAGACGACGATTTAAACACCGTTTGACTGCTGAAGAAAAGTGGGTAATAATACCTGACCTCGTTCTCATCGACGGCGGCAAAGGCCATCTCAATGCCGCCCTGGAAGTGATGCAGAAACTGGGGTTGGACTCTGTTCCAGCTGCTAGCCTGGCTAAAGAAAAAGAGGAGGTATTCATACCCGGTAAACCCGAACCACTTGATATCCCGCATACTTCCGCAGCGCTGTACCTGCTGCAAAGGATTAGAGATGAAGCCCATCGCTTCGCTTTAGGCTACCATCAAAGACTGCGGCAAAAAGAAGGAATAGCTTCAGCTCTGGATAGCATTCCGGGCATCGGCCCTAAGCGCAAAAAAATATTGCTTAGGAAATTCGGCTCAGTGCGGGGTATCAAAGAGGCATCGATGGATGAGCTTGCCAAGGTGGCAGGAATAACCAACAAGCTTGCTGAAAAGATAAAGGAATACCTGTGA
- a CDS encoding tyrosine recombinase XerD produces MEEDIKSFLDYLASEKKYSKNTLAAYNNDLNQLANYVKSEGSSAGFDLSEPRFNAELLPGYLQSLRGRRYTPSTVARKIAAAKSFFKFMVDRGRLRSDLAPNLASPKVGKPLPKPLPVSEVRRLLSEPAKLSTVDAKRDKAMLEVLYATGLRASELMALNTRDIDLKKNTVRCSGSRARVIPIDPPVARLIKEYVDAVRPDLLNDEKEVALFLNRRGERLTRQGFWQIVQGYADRVGLSGKVTPRSLRHSFAAHKLKSGADLQSVQELMGHAHISTTRVYTQVEVRP; encoded by the coding sequence ATGGAAGAAGACATAAAGTCCTTCCTCGATTACTTAGCCAGCGAGAAAAAATATTCCAAAAACACTTTGGCAGCTTATAATAACGATTTGAATCAGCTAGCCAACTATGTGAAATCGGAGGGCTCATCGGCTGGATTTGACCTTTCGGAGCCTAGATTTAACGCTGAACTTTTGCCAGGTTATCTGCAAAGTCTGAGGGGAAGAAGGTACACGCCATCTACAGTAGCCCGCAAGATAGCTGCAGCTAAATCCTTCTTCAAGTTTATGGTGGATAGAGGCAGGCTGAGAAGCGATTTGGCACCGAATCTGGCTTCACCTAAGGTGGGCAAACCACTACCTAAGCCCTTACCTGTTTCCGAAGTCCGTCGGCTGTTATCGGAACCAGCAAAGCTTTCCACCGTCGACGCAAAGAGAGATAAAGCAATGCTGGAGGTGCTTTACGCTACTGGCTTAAGAGCCAGTGAACTGATGGCGCTAAACACACGAGATATTGACCTGAAGAAGAATACTGTGCGGTGCTCGGGTTCTAGGGCTCGAGTTATTCCTATTGACCCACCTGTAGCACGGCTTATTAAAGAATATGTTGATGCCGTTCGTCCTGATTTATTGAATGATGAAAAGGAAGTCGCTTTGTTTCTTAATCGCCGTGGCGAACGGCTTACCCGGCAAGGATTCTGGCAGATTGTTCAGGGGTATGCCGATAGGGTTGGGCTTAGTGGTAAGGTCACGCCTCGCAGTCTGCGGCATAGCTTTGCTGCCCATAAGCTTAAGAGTGGTGCCGACTTGCAATCTGTACAGGAGCTTATGGGACATGCTCATATTTCTACTACCAGGGTTTATACTCAGGTGGAGGTTCGTCCTTAA
- a CDS encoding protein-L-isoaspartate(D-aspartate) O-methyltransferase: MGLEAARARLFDCLKQEIRDRRVLSAMARVPRELFVSPDYYHAAYEDMPLGIGFGQTISQPFIVALMTHALGLKGDEKVLELGTGSGYQTAILAELAKWVVSIERIPQLAESARRVLNQLGYTNFEIHTAGTALGWPAVAPYDAIIVTAGAPHVPDALLGQLALGGRLVIPVGSRWEQDLLKVTRRKRKNLVKSLGGCRFVPLVGKGAWEE; encoded by the coding sequence GTGGGTTTAGAGGCAGCTAGAGCCAGACTGTTCGATTGCCTCAAGCAAGAGATCCGCGATAGACGTGTGCTTTCAGCTATGGCACGCGTGCCCCGCGAACTCTTTGTATCACCTGACTATTATCATGCAGCTTATGAAGACATGCCTTTGGGTATTGGCTTTGGACAGACTATTTCTCAGCCTTTTATTGTGGCTTTGATGACCCATGCTTTGGGACTCAAAGGCGATGAAAAGGTGTTGGAGTTAGGAACTGGAAGCGGCTATCAGACAGCAATATTAGCTGAACTGGCGAAATGGGTAGTCAGCATAGAACGTATTCCTCAATTAGCTGAATCGGCCAGGCGTGTTCTGAACCAGCTCGGTTATACTAACTTTGAGATTCACACGGCTGGTACGGCTTTGGGCTGGCCAGCAGTAGCACCCTATGATGCCATAATAGTTACTGCTGGTGCTCCCCATGTCCCTGACGCATTGCTTGGACAACTAGCTTTAGGGGGGCGACTGGTCATTCCCGTAGGTTCGAGGTGGGAGCAGGACTTGCTCAAAGTTACCAGAAGAAAAAGGAAAAATCTAGTTAAAAGTCTGGGTGGCTGTCGCTTTGTACCTCTTGTAGGTAAAGGCGCTTGGGAAGAATGA
- a CDS encoding ferredoxin, with amino-acid sequence MFTLTIDGIEIKAKEGTKILWVALDNGLYIPNLCAIREAITPFASCRLCFVEIEGRSAPITACTEPASDGMVVHLNTPKVKRLRNTAFELLLSHHHLDCANCAKNRKCELQNTASRLSLKLKTKRFRRIPQNLPIDSSHTLFTYDPNKCILCGKCVWVCHEQGSGILDFAYRGIETVVCTFSGMTLAEAGCTSCLACVNVCPVGSLVAKSGVGPIFIPRAGI; translated from the coding sequence CTGTTTACTTTAACCATTGACGGTATTGAGATCAAGGCTAAAGAAGGAACTAAAATCCTCTGGGTGGCCCTGGATAACGGACTTTATATACCTAATCTATGCGCCATAAGGGAAGCCATTACGCCTTTTGCGTCCTGCCGTCTTTGCTTTGTGGAAATCGAAGGCAGAAGTGCCCCGATTACTGCCTGCACTGAGCCAGCCAGCGATGGCATGGTAGTGCACCTGAACACCCCCAAAGTCAAAAGGCTGAGGAACACCGCCTTTGAGCTTCTTCTCAGTCATCATCACCTTGACTGCGCCAATTGTGCCAAGAACCGAAAGTGCGAGCTGCAGAATACGGCCTCTCGACTTAGCCTGAAACTGAAGACTAAGCGGTTTAGGCGCATACCTCAAAATTTACCTATAGATTCAAGCCATACCCTGTTTACTTATGACCCCAATAAATGCATCCTATGTGGCAAATGTGTTTGGGTATGTCACGAGCAAGGCTCAGGCATACTCGATTTCGCCTACAGAGGTATCGAAACTGTCGTCTGTACCTTCTCAGGCATGACCTTAGCCGAGGCAGGCTGTACCTCATGCCTGGCCTGTGTTAACGTCTGCCCGGTAGGCTCCCTGGTAGCTAAATCAGGCGTAGGTCCTATCTTTATACCAAGGGCAGGGATATGA
- the mobB gene encoding molybdopterin-guanine dinucleotide biosynthesis protein B produces MEKGLQEMLKSKVSASTSTAVEFMPPIVAIVGESKSGKTTLIETLISELKSRGYRVATIKHSAHRLSFDKPSKDSWRHIQAGSDATAIVSPDQIVLIKPVTEEPDLNEIASLFGEDYDIILAEGFKQSNTPKLEIHRKAVGPPLGHINNLIAIATDEPLETKATQFSLDNIKGLADLLENDFIKSKQE; encoded by the coding sequence ATGGAAAAAGGCCTACAGGAAATGTTGAAGTCAAAGGTCTCTGCCTCCACTTCCACGGCAGTTGAATTTATGCCTCCCATAGTAGCAATTGTAGGTGAATCGAAATCAGGAAAGACCACGCTTATTGAAACGCTGATTTCGGAGCTAAAGTCAAGAGGCTATCGTGTAGCCACTATCAAGCACTCCGCACATAGGCTAAGTTTTGATAAACCAAGTAAAGATAGCTGGCGTCACATTCAAGCTGGCAGTGACGCTACAGCCATCGTTTCACCGGACCAGATTGTGCTAATCAAACCAGTTACTGAAGAGCCTGACCTAAACGAGATAGCCAGTCTCTTCGGCGAAGATTATGATATTATCCTCGCCGAAGGCTTCAAGCAGAGCAACACACCTAAGCTGGAGATTCACCGCAAGGCAGTCGGTCCACCACTCGGCCACATTAACAACCTCATAGCTATAGCCACTGACGAGCCACTGGAAACCAAGGCCACACAGTTTTCCTTGGACAACATCAAAGGCCTAGCCGACCTTTTAGAAAATGATTTTATAAAGTCTAAACAGGAGTAG
- a CDS encoding iron-sulfur cluster assembly scaffold protein gives MTDEFDELEKQIMEAMKKVYTETAIDHAMNPRNAGRIPNPDGFGSATSSCGETMEIRLKAKNGKITDVTFWTDGCSTTAACGSMATEIIKGEDVSQALAINQDDILKALGGLPEGNHHCALLATNAVKAAIQDYITIRKEPWKKAYRKC, from the coding sequence ATGACTGATGAATTCGATGAGCTAGAAAAACAAATAATGGAAGCGATGAAGAAAGTATATACCGAAACGGCCATTGACCATGCCATGAACCCTAGAAACGCAGGCAGAATCCCAAATCCTGATGGTTTTGGTTCCGCAACCAGTTCTTGCGGAGAGACCATGGAGATACGGCTTAAGGCAAAAAATGGCAAGATAACAGATGTCACTTTTTGGACAGATGGCTGCAGCACAACCGCCGCCTGTGGCAGCATGGCCACGGAAATAATCAAAGGGGAAGACGTATCACAGGCGTTGGCTATAAATCAAGACGACATCCTGAAAGCTTTGGGAGGACTACCTGAAGGCAATCACCACTGTGCTCTGTTAGCTACCAATGCAGTCAAAGCAGCAATTCAGGACTATATAACCATTAGAAAGGAGCCATGGAAAAAGGCCTACAGGAAATGTTGA
- a CDS encoding Mrp/NBP35 family ATP-binding protein: MVNEQQVRESLEEILIQGAMRSPVKLNLIHEIAISDQKVDITLASAALNPSTQDWLKSKVSDTIGQLPGVSQANVNFVQAPPKDINDVSYVIAVMSGKGGVGKSLVAALLSIAIARQGNEVGILDADITGPSMPKIFGLSGVRPSSSETGILPVLSKLGISIMSINLLLEHEDDAVIWRGPIISKVIQQFWEEVLWGKLDYLIVDLPPGTADAPLTVMQTLPVSGAVIVFSPQELAAMVVKKAVRMAKQMNIPILGVVENMSYFTLPDSGKRLELFGKSRSQEMAEAAGAPLLAQIPVDPELAKLCDQGKIERYSSEILDVLSQNFIQALPIKAKQT, translated from the coding sequence ATGGTGAATGAGCAACAAGTAAGAGAAAGCCTGGAGGAAATACTGATACAGGGTGCCATGCGCAGCCCGGTAAAATTAAATTTAATCCATGAAATCGCTATTTCTGACCAGAAAGTCGACATAACCCTCGCCTCTGCAGCCCTGAACCCAAGTACTCAAGACTGGCTGAAATCCAAAGTCAGTGACACTATCGGGCAACTGCCGGGTGTAAGTCAAGCAAATGTAAATTTCGTCCAGGCCCCACCCAAAGATATCAACGATGTCAGCTATGTGATTGCCGTCATGAGCGGCAAAGGTGGCGTAGGCAAGTCACTGGTGGCAGCCCTTCTCAGTATTGCCATCGCCCGCCAGGGGAACGAGGTCGGCATCCTCGATGCGGACATCACCGGCCCCAGCATGCCAAAGATATTTGGCCTCAGCGGTGTTCGGCCCAGCAGCAGCGAAACAGGCATTTTGCCAGTTTTGTCAAAACTGGGCATCAGTATTATGTCTATCAATCTTCTCTTGGAACACGAGGATGATGCAGTAATATGGCGCGGGCCTATTATAAGTAAGGTCATTCAACAATTCTGGGAAGAAGTGCTCTGGGGTAAACTGGATTATCTTATAGTAGACCTGCCGCCAGGCACTGCCGATGCTCCTCTGACTGTAATGCAAACCCTTCCAGTATCCGGGGCAGTCATAGTATTCAGTCCTCAGGAGTTGGCAGCAATGGTGGTGAAGAAAGCAGTAAGAATGGCAAAACAGATGAATATTCCCATACTTGGAGTTGTAGAGAACATGAGCTATTTCACCCTGCCTGACAGCGGGAAAAGGCTGGAGCTGTTCGGTAAAAGCCGAAGCCAGGAAATGGCAGAGGCAGCAGGTGCACCCCTTTTAGCCCAAATACCTGTTGACCCTGAACTGGCTAAGCTTTGCGACCAGGGTAAAATCGAGCGTTACAGCTCAGAAATATTAGATGTCCTTAGCCAGAACTTCATCCAAGCACTACCAATTAAGGCAAAACAAACTTAG
- a CDS encoding Ni/Fe hydrogenase subunit alpha — protein sequence MVSKVKKTIEINPVSRIEGHGKVTIQLDEAGNVTDAKFNVTQFRGFEKFCEGRVFWEMPVITPRICGICPVSHHLTAAKACDAILGVELTRPAKLLRELMHMGQYIQSHALHFFHLASPDLLLGMDADPAKRNVIGLIAANPELATKGVKLRSFGQAIIKSLGGKKVHPIGAVPGGMNTALSTADRDHFLKQIGWAIADAQTAIGIIKGYYEKDKDFVCTCASFPTGYLGLVDENNNLEFYDGKLRLIDRKGKVLESQFNPSNYLDIISEHVEDWSYLKFPFYKKVGYPKGIYRTGPLGRLNVSEGISTPLANAELKNFKKLGNNGIVEGSLYYHYARLIELLYAIERAHQLLEDKDICSTDLIVTSDKYNEQGVGVIEAPRGTLFHHYWVDDTGKIRKANLIVATGNNNAAMNMAVYQVAKTHIKNNKITEGILNRVEVAIRCYDPCLSCSTHAIGQMPFNIQVISVDGKLIKEITR from the coding sequence ATGGTTTCTAAAGTTAAAAAAACTATTGAAATAAACCCGGTTAGCCGAATTGAAGGACATGGCAAAGTAACTATCCAGCTAGACGAGGCAGGCAATGTTACTGATGCCAAGTTCAATGTAACACAGTTTCGAGGCTTCGAAAAATTTTGTGAGGGTAGGGTTTTCTGGGAGATGCCAGTAATCACGCCCAGAATCTGCGGCATCTGCCCGGTAAGCCACCATCTGACCGCAGCTAAAGCCTGCGATGCGATTTTAGGAGTTGAGCTAACCCGCCCGGCTAAATTGCTACGCGAGCTGATGCACATGGGGCAATATATCCAGTCCCACGCTCTTCATTTCTTCCACCTGGCCAGCCCGGACTTGCTTCTCGGTATGGATGCTGACCCGGCAAAGAGGAATGTAATCGGTTTGATTGCCGCAAATCCAGAGCTTGCCACCAAGGGAGTAAAGCTCCGCAGCTTCGGACAAGCAATCATCAAGAGTTTGGGCGGCAAAAAGGTTCACCCCATAGGTGCCGTGCCTGGCGGCATGAATACTGCTCTATCCACCGCTGACCGAGACCACTTCCTAAAACAGATAGGCTGGGCTATTGCCGATGCTCAGACTGCAATAGGCATAATTAAGGGCTATTACGAAAAAGACAAAGACTTTGTCTGCACCTGCGCCAGTTTTCCCACAGGTTACCTCGGGCTGGTGGATGAAAACAACAATCTGGAGTTCTATGACGGCAAATTGAGGCTAATCGACCGAAAGGGAAAAGTTCTTGAAAGCCAGTTCAACCCCTCCAATTACCTTGATATCATCAGTGAGCATGTAGAGGATTGGTCTTATCTTAAGTTCCCCTTCTACAAGAAGGTGGGCTATCCCAAGGGTATTTACCGGACAGGGCCGCTTGGCCGACTCAACGTTAGTGAGGGAATATCTACTCCGCTAGCCAATGCCGAACTTAAGAACTTTAAGAAACTGGGCAACAACGGCATAGTAGAAGGTTCATTATACTATCATTATGCCCGCCTCATAGAACTGCTTTATGCCATCGAAAGAGCCCACCAGCTACTAGAGGACAAGGATATATGCTCAACTGACCTGATAGTTACTTCAGATAAATACAACGAGCAGGGCGTTGGTGTCATTGAAGCCCCGAGGGGCACCCTATTCCATCACTACTGGGTAGACGATACTGGCAAAATTCGCAAAGCAAACCTCATAGTAGCCACGGGTAATAATAACGCCGCTATGAACATGGCAGTCTATCAGGTAGCCAAAACGCACATAAAGAATAACAAGATCACCGAAGGCATACTCAACCGAGTTGAGGTAGCTATTCGCTGCTACGACCCCTGCCTCTCCTGCTCAACACACGCTATCGGCCAAATGCCTTTTAACATTCAGGTCATATCGGTTGATGGCAAACTTATAAAAGAGATAACAAGATAA